In Mycobacterium tuberculosis H37Rv, a single window of DNA contains:
- the ftsW gene encoding lipid II flippase FtsW, producing MLTRLLRRGTSDTDGSQTRGAEPVEGQRTGPEEASNPGSARPRTRFGAWLGRPMTSFHLIIAVAALLTTLGLIMVLSASAVRSYDDDGSAWVIFGKQVLWTLVGLIGGYVCLRMSVRFMRRIAFSGFAITIVMLVLVLVPGIGKEANGSRGWFVVAGFSMQPSELAKMAFAIWGAHLLAARRMERASLREMLIPLVPAAVVALALIVAQPDLGQTVSMGIILLGLLWYAGLPLRVFLSSLAAVVVSAAILAVSAGYRSDRVRSWLNPENDPQDSGYQARQAKFALAQGGIFGDGLGQGVAKWNYLPNAHNDFIFAIIGEELGLVGALGLLGLFGLFAYTGMRIASRSADPFLRLLTATTTLWVLGQAFINIGYVIGLLPVTGLQLPLISAGGTSTAATLSLIGIIANAARHEPEAVAALRAGRDDKVNRLLRLPLPEPYLPPRLEAFRDRKRANPQPAQTQPARKTPRTAPGQPARQMGLPPRPGSPRTADPPVRRSVHHGAGQRYAGQRRTRRVRALEGQRYG from the coding sequence GTGCTAACCCGGTTGCTGCGTCGGGGCACCAGCGACACCGACGGCTCCCAGACTCGAGGGGCCGAGCCGGTCGAGGGGCAGCGGACGGGCCCGGAAGAAGCCTCTAACCCGGGTTCGGCGAGGCCCCGCACCCGTTTCGGTGCCTGGCTGGGCCGTCCGATGACCTCGTTTCACCTCATCATCGCCGTTGCCGCATTGCTGACCACCCTTGGACTGATCATGGTGCTGTCGGCATCGGCGGTGCGGTCCTACGACGACGACGGATCGGCTTGGGTGATCTTCGGCAAGCAGGTCTTGTGGACGCTTGTGGGTCTTATCGGCGGCTATGTCTGTCTGCGGATGTCGGTGCGGTTCATGCGGCGCATCGCCTTCTCCGGTTTCGCGATCACCATCGTGATGCTGGTGCTGGTGCTGGTGCCGGGGATCGGCAAGGAGGCCAACGGCTCGCGCGGCTGGTTCGTGGTCGCGGGCTTCTCGATGCAGCCCTCTGAGCTGGCTAAGATGGCGTTCGCCATCTGGGGAGCGCATCTGCTGGCCGCCCGGCGCATGGAACGGGCTTCACTGCGCGAGATGCTGATTCCACTGGTGCCGGCCGCCGTCGTTGCGCTGGCGCTGATCGTGGCCCAGCCCGACCTCGGACAGACCGTGTCGATGGGCATCATCTTGTTGGGCCTGCTGTGGTATGCGGGGCTGCCGCTGCGCGTCTTCCTCAGCTCACTGGCGGCGGTCGTCGTCTCGGCCGCCATCCTGGCGGTGTCCGCGGGCTACCGATCCGACCGGGTGCGGTCGTGGCTCAACCCCGAAAACGATCCGCAAGACTCCGGCTACCAGGCCCGACAGGCAAAGTTCGCGCTGGCTCAAGGTGGCATTTTCGGCGACGGTCTGGGCCAAGGCGTGGCCAAGTGGAACTACTTGCCCAACGCCCACAACGACTTCATTTTCGCCATCATCGGCGAAGAGCTGGGTCTCGTCGGCGCGCTCGGACTGCTGGGGCTATTCGGATTGTTCGCCTACACCGGCATGCGCATCGCTAGCCGGTCCGCCGACCCGTTCCTGCGGCTGCTGACCGCCACCACGACACTGTGGGTGCTGGGACAGGCGTTCATCAACATCGGCTATGTGATCGGGCTGCTGCCCGTCACCGGCCTGCAGCTGCCGCTCATCTCCGCCGGTGGAACCTCCACGGCCGCAACACTTTCGCTGATAGGCATCATCGCCAACGCGGCTCGCCACGAACCGGAGGCGGTGGCCGCGCTGCGGGCTGGGCGCGACGACAAGGTGAACCGGTTGCTGCGGCTGCCGCTGCCCGAGCCGTATCTGCCCCCTCGTCTCGAGGCGTTTCGTGACCGCAAGCGCGCCAACCCGCAACCGGCCCAAACGCAGCCCGCGCGGAAGACCCCCCGCACGGCGCCCGGACAGCCTGCCCGGCAGATGGGCCTGCCCCCGCGACCCGGCTCGCCCCGCACGGCCGATCCGCCGGTTCGTCGATCAGTGCATCATGGAGCTGGCCAGCGGTACGCGGGCCAGCGTCGCACACGGCGCGTTCGGGCATTGGAAGGTCAGCGTTACGGGTGA
- the murD gene encoding UDP-N-acetylmuramoylalanine--D-glutamate ligase encodes MLDPLGPGAPVLVAGGRVTGQAVAAVLTRFGATPTVCDDDPVMLRPHAERGLPTVSSSDAVQQITGYALVVASPGFSPATPLLAAAAAAGVPIWGDVELAWRLDAAGCYGPPRSWLVVTGTNGKTTTTSMLHAMLIAGGRRAVLCGNIGSAVLDVLDEPAELLAVELSSFQLHWAPSLRPEAGAVLNIAEDHLDWHATMAEYTAAKARVLTGGVAVAGLDDSRAAALLDGSPAQVRVGFRLGEPAARELGVRDAHLVDRAFSDDLTLLPVASIPVPGPVGVLDALAAAALARSVGVPAGAIADAVTSFRVGRHRAEVVAVADGITYVDDSKATNPHAARASVLAYPRVVWIAGGLLKGASLHAEVAAMASRLVGAVLIGRDRAAVAEALSRHAPDVPVVQVVAGEDTGMPATVEVPVACVLDVAKDDKAGETVGAAVMTAAVAAARRMAQPGDTVLLAPAGASFDQFTGYADRGEAFATAVRAVIR; translated from the coding sequence GTGCTTGACCCTCTGGGGCCGGGTGCGCCCGTGTTGGTAGCCGGTGGCCGGGTGACCGGTCAGGCGGTGGCCGCGGTGCTGACTCGGTTTGGTGCGACGCCGACGGTGTGCGACGACGATCCGGTCATGCTGCGACCGCACGCCGAACGTGGGCTGCCGACCGTTAGTTCCTCGGACGCGGTGCAGCAGATAACCGGGTATGCGCTGGTGGTCGCCAGTCCCGGCTTCTCGCCCGCAACCCCGCTACTGGCCGCGGCCGCGGCGGCGGGGGTGCCGATCTGGGGTGACGTGGAGTTAGCCTGGCGGCTAGACGCAGCGGGCTGCTACGGACCGCCGCGCAGCTGGCTGGTGGTGACCGGCACCAACGGCAAGACCACCACGACGTCGATGCTGCACGCCATGCTGATCGCCGGTGGCCGCCGCGCCGTGCTGTGCGGCAATATCGGCAGTGCGGTGCTGGATGTGCTGGACGAGCCGGCCGAGCTGCTGGCCGTGGAGTTGTCCAGTTTCCAGCTGCACTGGGCGCCGTCGCTGCGGCCCGAGGCCGGCGCGGTGCTCAACATTGCCGAAGACCACCTGGACTGGCATGCCACGATGGCCGAATACACCGCGGCCAAGGCCCGGGTGCTGACCGGCGGGGTAGCGGTGGCCGGGCTGGATGACAGCCGAGCGGCCGCACTGCTGGACGGCTCACCGGCGCAGGTGCGGGTCGGCTTCCGGCTCGGCGAGCCGGCCGCGCGGGAACTGGGCGTGCGCGACGCCCACCTGGTCGATCGCGCCTTCTCCGACGACTTGACGCTGCTGCCGGTCGCGTCGATACCGGTGCCAGGTCCGGTCGGCGTGCTTGACGCCCTGGCCGCGGCGGCGCTGGCCCGCTCGGTCGGGGTGCCCGCCGGTGCGATCGCCGACGCGGTCACGTCGTTTCGAGTGGGCCGACACCGCGCCGAGGTGGTGGCCGTTGCCGACGGCATCACCTACGTGGACGACTCCAAGGCCACCAACCCGCACGCCGCGCGGGCTTCGGTGCTTGCATACCCGAGGGTGGTATGGATCGCCGGTGGCCTGCTCAAGGGCGCGTCGCTTCACGCCGAGGTTGCGGCGATGGCGTCGCGGCTGGTCGGTGCGGTGCTGATCGGCCGGGATCGCGCAGCGGTTGCCGAGGCGTTATCACGACACGCGCCCGATGTCCCAGTCGTTCAGGTTGTGGCAGGCGAGGATACTGGTATGCCTGCGACTGTTGAGGTTCCTGTTGCTTGTGTTCTAGATGTGGCAAAAGATGACAAAGCCGGTGAGACCGTTGGCGCTGCCGTGATGACCGCTGCGGTGGCCGCGGCCCGGCGGATGGCCCAACCCGGTGACACCGTGCTGCTGGCACCGGCCGGCGCCTCATTCGACCAGTTCACCGGTTATGCCGACCGGGGCGAGGCATTCGCGACCGCGGTCCGCGCGGTGATCCGGTAG
- the murX gene encoding phospho-N-acetylmuramoyl-pentappeptidetransferase has translation MRQILIAVAVAVTVSILLTPVLIRLFTKQGFGHQIREDGPPSHHTKRGTPSMGGVAILAGIWAGYLGAHLAGLAFDGEGIGASGLLVLGLATALGGVGFIDDLIKIRRSRNLGLNKTAKTVGQITSAVLFGVLVLQFRNAAGLTPGSADLSYVREIATVTLAPVLFVLFCVVIVSAWSNAVNFTDGLDGLAAGTMAMVTAAYVLITFWQYRNACVTAPGLGCYNVRDPLDLALIAAATAGACIGFLWWNAAPAKIFMGDTGSLALGGVIAGLSVTSRTEILAVVLGALFVAEITSVVLQILTFRTTGRRMFRMAPFHHHFELVGWAETTVIIRFWLLTAITCGLGVALFYGEWLAAVGA, from the coding sequence ATGAGGCAGATCCTTATCGCCGTTGCCGTAGCGGTGACGGTGTCCATCTTGCTGACCCCGGTGCTGATCCGGTTGTTCACTAAGCAGGGCTTCGGCCACCAGATCCGTGAGGATGGCCCGCCCAGCCACCACACCAAGCGCGGTACGCCGTCGATGGGCGGGGTGGCGATTCTGGCCGGCATCTGGGCGGGCTACCTGGGCGCCCACCTAGCGGGCCTGGCGTTTGACGGTGAAGGCATCGGCGCATCGGGTCTGTTGGTGCTGGGCCTAGCCACCGCTTTGGGCGGCGTCGGGTTCATCGACGATCTGATCAAGATCCGCAGGTCGCGCAATCTCGGGTTGAACAAGACGGCCAAGACCGTCGGGCAGATCACCTCCGCCGTGCTGTTTGGCGTGCTGGTGCTGCAGTTCCGGAATGCTGCCGGCCTGACACCGGGCAGCGCGGATCTGTCCTACGTGCGTGAGATCGCCACCGTCACATTGGCGCCGGTGCTGTTCGTGTTGTTCTGCGTGGTCATCGTCAGCGCCTGGTCGAACGCGGTCAACTTCACCGATGGCCTGGACGGGCTGGCCGCCGGCACCATGGCGATGGTCACCGCCGCCTACGTGCTGATCACCTTCTGGCAGTACCGCAACGCGTGCGTGACGGCGCCGGGCCTGGGCTGCTACAACGTGCGCGACCCGCTGGACCTGGCGCTCATCGCGGCCGCAACCGCTGGCGCCTGCATCGGTTTTTTGTGGTGGAACGCCGCGCCCGCCAAGATCTTCATGGGTGACACTGGGTCGCTGGCGTTGGGCGGCGTCATCGCGGGGTTGTCGGTGACCAGCCGCACCGAGATCCTTGCGGTGGTGCTGGGTGCGCTGTTCGTCGCCGAGATCACCTCGGTGGTGTTGCAAATCCTGACCTTCCGGACCACCGGGCGCCGGATGTTTCGGATGGCGCCCTTCCACCACCATTTCGAGTTGGTCGGTTGGGCTGAAACCACGGTCATCATCCGGTTCTGGCTGCTCACCGCGATCACCTGCGGTCTGGGCGTGGCCTTGTTCTACGGTGAGTGGCTTGCCGCGGTCGGTGCCTGA
- the murF gene encoding UDP-N-acetylmuramoyl-tripeptide--D-alanyl-D-alanine ligase yields MIELTVAQIAEIVGGAVADISPQDAAHRRVTGTVEFDSRAIGPGGLFLALPGARADGHDHAASAVAAGAAVVLAARPVGVPAIVVPPVAAPNVLAGVLEHDNDGSGAAVLAALAKLATAVAAQLVAGGLTIIGITGSSGKTSTKDLMAAVLAPLGEVVAPPGSFNNELGHPWTVLRATRRTDYLILEMAARHHGNIAALAEIAPPSIGVVLNVGTAHLGEFGSREVIAQTKAELPQAVPHSGAVVLNADDPAVAAMAKLTAARVVRVSRDNTGDVWAGPVSLDELARPRFTLHAHDAQAEVRLGVCGDHQVTNALCAAAVALECGASVEQVAAALTAAPPVSRHRMQVTTRGDGVTVIDDAYNANPDSMRAGLQALAWIAHQPEATRRSWAVLGEMAELGEDAIAEHDRIGRLAVRLDVSRLVVVGTGRSISAMHHGAVLEGAWGSGEATADHGADRTAVNVADGDAALALLRAELRPGDVVLVKASNAAGLGAVADALVADDTCGSVRP; encoded by the coding sequence ATGATCGAGCTGACCGTCGCGCAGATCGCCGAGATCGTCGGGGGCGCAGTGGCCGATATCTCCCCGCAAGACGCCGCGCACCGCCGCGTCACCGGGACCGTCGAGTTCGACTCGCGCGCCATCGGCCCGGGCGGGCTGTTCCTCGCCCTGCCGGGGGCGCGCGCCGACGGCCACGACCATGCCGCGTCGGCGGTAGCCGCGGGCGCCGCCGTCGTGCTGGCCGCCCGCCCGGTGGGGGTGCCGGCCATCGTGGTTCCGCCAGTGGCCGCGCCGAACGTATTGGCCGGCGTCCTCGAGCACGACAACGACGGGTCGGGGGCGGCGGTGCTGGCCGCGCTGGCCAAGCTGGCCACCGCGGTGGCCGCGCAGTTGGTGGCCGGCGGGCTCACCATCATCGGGATCACCGGCTCGTCGGGCAAGACGTCGACCAAGGACCTGATGGCCGCCGTGCTGGCCCCGCTGGGGGAGGTGGTGGCCCCGCCCGGATCGTTCAACAACGAGCTGGGTCACCCGTGGACGGTGCTGCGCGCGACGCGGCGCACCGACTACCTGATTTTGGAGATGGCGGCACGCCATCACGGCAACATCGCCGCGCTCGCCGAGATCGCGCCCCCGTCGATCGGAGTCGTGCTCAACGTCGGCACCGCACATTTGGGTGAGTTCGGCTCCCGCGAGGTCATCGCACAGACCAAAGCCGAACTGCCGCAGGCTGTTCCGCATTCCGGAGCGGTCGTCCTCAACGCTGATGACCCCGCGGTGGCGGCGATGGCCAAGCTGACCGCGGCCCGGGTGGTGCGGGTCAGCCGGGACAACACCGGTGACGTTTGGGCGGGGCCGGTGTCGCTGGACGAATTGGCCAGGCCGCGCTTTACGCTGCATGCCCACGATGCCCAAGCCGAGGTCCGACTCGGGGTCTGCGGCGACCACCAGGTCACTAACGCGCTGTGCGCCGCGGCGGTCGCGCTGGAGTGTGGGGCCAGCGTTGAACAGGTCGCGGCCGCGCTGACCGCGGCGCCGCCGGTGTCGCGGCATCGGATGCAGGTGACCACCCGCGGCGACGGGGTGACGGTGATCGACGACGCCTACAACGCCAACCCCGACTCCATGCGGGCCGGGCTGCAGGCGCTGGCCTGGATCGCGCACCAACCCGAGGCCACCCGCCGCAGCTGGGCGGTGCTGGGTGAGATGGCCGAGCTGGGTGAGGACGCGATAGCCGAGCACGATCGCATCGGCCGGCTCGCGGTGCGCTTAGATGTGTCTCGACTCGTTGTCGTGGGAACCGGGAGGTCGATCAGCGCCATGCACCACGGAGCGGTCCTGGAGGGGGCGTGGGGCTCGGGGGAAGCCACTGCTGATCACGGTGCGGATCGCACGGCCGTCAATGTGGCCGACGGTGACGCCGCCCTGGCACTACTGCGCGCCGAGCTGCGACCCGGGGATGTGGTCTTGGTCAAGGCCTCGAACGCGGCCGGGCTGGGTGCGGTGGCCGATGCATTGGTCGCAGACGACACATGCGGGAGTGTGCGCCCATGA
- the murE gene encoding UDP-N-acetylmuramoylalanyl-D-glutamate--2,6-diaminopimelate ligase — translation MSSLARGISRRRTEVATQVEAAPTGLRPNAVVGVRLAALADQVGAALAEGPAQRAVTEDRTVTGVTLRAQDVSPGDLFAALTGSTTHGARHVGDAIARGAVAVLTDPAGVAEIAGRAAVPVLVHPAPRGVLGGLAATVYGHPSERLTVIGITGTSGKTTTTYLVEAGLRAAGRVAGLIGTIGIRVGGADLPSALTTPEAPTLQAMLAAMVERGVDTVVMEVSSHALALGRVDGTRFAVGAFTNLSRDHLDFHPSMADYFEAKASLFDPDSALRARTAVVCIDDDAGRAMAARAADAITVSAADRPAHWRATDVAPTDAGGQQFTAIDPAGVGHHIGIRLPGRYNVANCLVALAILDTVGVSPEQAVPGLREIRVPGRLEQIDRGQGFLALVDYAHKPEALRSVLTTLAHPDRRLAVVFGAGGDRDPGKRAPMGRIAAQLADLVVVTDDNPRDEDPTAIRREILAGAAEVGGDAQVVEIADRRDAIRHAVAWARPGDVVLIAGKGHETGQRGGGRVRPFDDRVELAAALEALERRA, via the coding sequence GTGTCATCGCTGGCCCGAGGGATCTCGCGGCGGCGAACGGAGGTGGCGACACAGGTGGAGGCTGCGCCCACTGGCTTGCGCCCCAACGCCGTCGTGGGCGTTCGGTTGGCCGCACTGGCCGATCAGGTCGGCGCGGCCCTGGCCGAGGGTCCAGCTCAGCGTGCCGTCACCGAGGACCGGACGGTCACCGGGGTCACGCTGCGCGCCCAGGACGTGTCACCCGGTGACCTGTTCGCCGCCCTGACCGGCTCGACCACCCACGGGGCCCGCCACGTCGGCGACGCGATCGCACGCGGCGCCGTCGCGGTGCTCACCGACCCCGCCGGGGTCGCCGAGATCGCCGGACGAGCGGCCGTGCCCGTGTTGGTGCACCCCGCACCCCGCGGCGTGCTCGGCGGCTTGGCCGCCACCGTGTACGGGCATCCGTCCGAGCGGTTGACGGTTATCGGGATCACCGGAACGTCCGGCAAGACCACCACCACCTATCTGGTCGAGGCCGGGTTACGGGCTGCCGGACGCGTCGCCGGGCTGATCGGCACCATCGGCATCCGCGTCGGCGGCGCCGACCTTCCCAGCGCGCTGACCACCCCGGAGGCCCCCACGCTGCAGGCGATGCTGGCGGCGATGGTCGAACGCGGGGTGGACACCGTGGTCATGGAGGTGTCCAGCCACGCGCTGGCGCTGGGCCGGGTGGACGGCACCCGGTTCGCCGTCGGCGCCTTCACCAATCTCTCCCGTGACCACCTGGATTTCCACCCCAGCATGGCCGACTACTTCGAGGCCAAGGCGTCATTGTTCGATCCGGACTCGGCACTGCGCGCCCGCACCGCCGTGGTGTGCATCGACGACGACGCCGGGCGCGCGATGGCGGCGCGGGCCGCCGACGCGATCACCGTCAGCGCCGCCGACCGGCCCGCACACTGGCGCGCCACGGATGTGGCGCCCACGGACGCGGGCGGGCAACAATTCACCGCCATCGACCCCGCCGGCGTAGGGCATCACATCGGAATCCGGCTACCGGGCCGCTACAACGTCGCCAATTGCCTGGTCGCCCTGGCGATTCTGGACACCGTCGGGGTCTCCCCGGAACAGGCGGTGCCGGGCCTGCGTGAGATCCGGGTCCCGGGGCGGCTCGAGCAGATCGACCGCGGCCAGGGCTTTCTCGCGCTGGTCGACTACGCGCACAAACCGGAAGCGCTGCGGTCGGTGCTGACCACCTTGGCGCACCCGGACCGCCGGCTGGCGGTGGTGTTCGGCGCCGGCGGCGATCGTGACCCGGGCAAGCGGGCCCCGATGGGCCGGATAGCCGCGCAGCTGGCCGACTTGGTGGTCGTCACCGACGACAACCCGCGTGACGAAGATCCCACGGCGATCCGCCGCGAAATCCTGGCTGGGGCGGCCGAAGTCGGCGGTGATGCCCAGGTCGTCGAGATCGCAGACCGGCGGGACGCGATCCGGCACGCGGTTGCCTGGGCGCGCCCCGGCGACGTGGTGCTCATCGCCGGCAAAGGCCACGAGACCGGGCAACGCGGCGGCGGGCGGGTCCGCCCGTTCGACGACCGGGTGGAGCTGGCTGCCGCGCTAGAGGCCCTCGAGCGGCGCGCATGA
- a CDS encoding hypothetical protein (This region is a possible MT-complex-specific genomic island (See Becq et al., 2007 PMID:17545187).): MKFVNHIEPVAPRRAGGAVAEVYAEARREFGRLPEPLAMLSPDEGLLTAGWATLRETLLVGQVPRGRKEAVAAAVAASLRCPWCVDAHTTMLYAAGQTDTAAAILAGTAPAAGDPNAPYVAWAAGTGTPAGPPAPFGPDVAAEYLGTAVQFHFIARLVLVLLDETFLPGGPRAQQLMRRAGGLVFARKVRAEHRPGRSTRRLEPRTLPDDLAWATPSEPIATAFAALSHHLDTAPHLPPPTRQVVRRVVGSWHGEPMPMSSRWTNEHTAELPADLHAPTRLALLTGLAPHQVTDDDVAAARSLLDTDAALVGALAWAAFTAARRIGTWIGAAAEGQVSRQNPTG; this comes from the coding sequence ATGAAATTTGTCAACCATATTGAGCCCGTCGCGCCCCGCCGAGCCGGCGGCGCGGTCGCCGAGGTCTATGCCGAGGCCCGCCGCGAGTTCGGCCGGCTGCCCGAGCCGCTCGCCATGCTGTCCCCGGACGAGGGACTGCTCACCGCCGGCTGGGCGACGTTGCGCGAGACACTGCTGGTGGGCCAGGTGCCGCGTGGCCGCAAGGAAGCCGTCGCCGCCGCCGTCGCGGCCAGCCTGCGCTGCCCCTGGTGCGTCGACGCACACACCACCATGCTGTACGCGGCAGGCCAAACCGACACCGCCGCGGCGATCTTGGCCGGCACAGCACCTGCCGCCGGTGACCCGAACGCGCCGTATGTGGCGTGGGCGGCAGGAACCGGGACACCGGCGGGACCGCCGGCACCGTTCGGCCCGGATGTCGCCGCCGAATACCTGGGCACCGCGGTGCAATTCCACTTCATCGCACGCCTGGTCCTGGTGCTGCTGGACGAAACCTTCCTGCCGGGGGGCCCGCGCGCCCAACAGCTCATGCGCCGCGCCGGTGGACTGGTGTTCGCCCGCAAGGTGCGCGCGGAGCATCGGCCGGGCCGCTCCACCCGCCGGCTCGAGCCGCGAACGCTGCCCGACGATCTGGCATGGGCAACACCGTCCGAGCCCATAGCAACCGCGTTCGCCGCGCTCAGCCACCACCTGGACACCGCGCCGCACCTGCCGCCACCGACTCGTCAGGTGGTCAGGCGGGTCGTGGGGTCGTGGCACGGCGAGCCAATGCCGATGAGCAGTCGCTGGACGAACGAGCACACCGCCGAGCTGCCCGCCGACCTGCACGCGCCCACCCGTCTTGCCCTGCTGACCGGCCTGGCCCCGCATCAGGTGACCGACGACGACGTCGCCGCGGCCCGATCCCTGCTCGACACCGATGCGGCGCTGGTTGGCGCCCTGGCCTGGGCCGCCTTCACCGCCGCGCGGCGCATCGGCACCTGGATCGGCGCCGCCGCCGAGGGCCAGGTGTCGCGGCAAAACCCGACTGGGTGA
- a CDS encoding hypothetical protein (This region is a possible MT-complex-specific genomic island (See Becq et al., 2007 PMID:17545187).): MLVSLMQFVTDLTPPPQLVAVWAEERGFAGLYVPEKTHVPISRSTPWPGGELPDWYRRCYDPVVALAAAAAVTTRLRVGTGACLVAVHDPILLAKQIASLCAMSGERFVLGVGFGWNVEELADHGVPFADRIAVTVDKLAAMRALWAAEPVHYEGTHASVPPSWAWPKPAVAPPVLFGCRPSARAFEVIARHGDGWQPIEGYGELLGALPMLHAAFERAGRDPATAQVCVYSSAGDPATLHEYRRAGVAEVALALPSAGRDQVLAALDRSAPLVDAFAGDDREVKSHA, translated from the coding sequence ATGCTCGTCTCGCTCATGCAGTTCGTCACCGACCTGACCCCACCCCCGCAGTTGGTCGCGGTGTGGGCCGAGGAGCGCGGCTTCGCGGGCCTGTATGTGCCGGAGAAGACGCACGTGCCGATCAGCAGGAGCACGCCGTGGCCCGGTGGAGAGCTGCCGGACTGGTATCGCCGCTGCTATGACCCGGTGGTGGCGCTGGCCGCCGCCGCGGCGGTCACGACGCGGCTGCGCGTGGGCACCGGGGCCTGCCTGGTGGCGGTGCATGATCCGATCCTGCTGGCCAAACAGATCGCCTCGCTGTGCGCCATGTCCGGCGAGCGGTTCGTGCTGGGGGTGGGTTTCGGGTGGAACGTGGAGGAGCTCGCCGACCACGGCGTGCCGTTCGCCGACCGGATCGCGGTGACGGTGGACAAGCTCGCCGCCATGCGGGCGCTATGGGCCGCAGAGCCGGTCCACTACGAGGGCACGCACGCGTCGGTGCCGCCGTCGTGGGCGTGGCCGAAACCGGCCGTGGCGCCGCCGGTGCTGTTCGGGTGCCGGCCCAGTGCGCGGGCGTTCGAGGTGATCGCCCGCCACGGCGACGGTTGGCAGCCGATCGAGGGGTACGGCGAGCTCCTGGGCGCGTTGCCGATGCTGCACGCCGCGTTCGAGCGTGCCGGGCGAGATCCGGCGACCGCCCAGGTCTGTGTGTACTCGTCGGCCGGCGACCCGGCGACCCTGCACGAGTACCGCCGGGCCGGTGTCGCGGAGGTGGCGCTCGCGCTGCCCTCGGCGGGCCGCGACCAGGTGCTGGCCGCCCTGGACCGGTCGGCCCCGCTGGTGGATGCGTTCGCCGGAGACGACCGGGAGGTCAAAAGCCATGCCTAG